From Betaproteobacteria bacterium, a single genomic window includes:
- a CDS encoding tripartite tricarboxylate transporter substrate binding protein has protein sequence MPHARRDIGSRIAALVFATWVGCIPSLFAAEKYPSKPIRLVIPFAAGSATDAAGRILAQALSQRLGQSVIVDNRAGANGQIAAMLVSQSPADGYTLFMTTNSTHSANPHLYKSLPYDPVKDFEPIARVGTLAFMLVVNPDLPVGNTRELIAYAIAHPGQLSYGTASTASLVGAETINAMAHTELVGVGYKASPQAILDLVAGRLQLMVADFATAMPQVRTGKLRVLAVTTAKRSALLPGVPPIAETLKGFDMTSWNGLFAPAGTPQPIVARLVHETLASLAQSDVKDRLAAIGFEVDPLDSVAFGRYVREQLDTWGKLIRAAKIQPE, from the coding sequence ATGCCGCACGCACGACGGGACATCGGGTCGCGGATCGCCGCGCTGGTTTTCGCAACCTGGGTGGGGTGCATTCCGTCCCTGTTCGCCGCCGAGAAATATCCTTCCAAGCCGATCCGGCTGGTCATCCCGTTTGCCGCGGGCAGCGCCACCGATGCCGCGGGCCGGATCCTGGCGCAAGCATTGTCGCAACGCCTCGGGCAAAGCGTGATCGTCGACAATCGCGCCGGCGCCAATGGGCAGATCGCCGCCATGCTGGTTTCGCAAAGCCCGGCCGATGGCTATACGCTGTTCATGACCACGAATTCGACGCACAGTGCGAATCCGCATCTTTACAAAAGCCTCCCCTACGATCCGGTCAAGGATTTCGAGCCGATCGCGCGCGTCGGCACGCTTGCATTCATGCTGGTGGTGAACCCCGATCTGCCGGTCGGCAATACCAGGGAACTCATCGCCTACGCCATCGCGCATCCCGGGCAGCTTTCCTATGGCACGGCAAGCACTGCTTCGCTCGTCGGCGCGGAAACCATCAACGCGATGGCTCATACGGAACTCGTCGGCGTCGGCTACAAGGCGAGCCCGCAGGCGATTCTCGACCTGGTCGCGGGACGGCTGCAGCTCATGGTCGCCGACTTCGCCACCGCGATGCCGCAGGTCAGGACCGGCAAGCTCAGGGTGCTGGCAGTCACGACCGCAAAACGCTCGGCCCTGCTCCCCGGCGTGCCGCCCATCGCGGAGACGTTGAAGGGTTTCGACATGACCTCATGGAACGGGCTGTTCGCCCCGGCCGGCACACCGCAGCCGATCGTGGCTCGGCTGGTGCACGAAACCCTGGCCAGTCTCGCGCAATCCGACGTAAAGGACCGACTCGCCGCGATCGGATTCGAAGTGGACCCGCTGGATTCGGTTGCGTTCGGCCGCTACGTGCGCGAGCAGCTCGATACCTGGGGTAAACTCATTCGCGCCGCAAAAATCCAACCCGAATAA
- a CDS encoding TauD/TfdA family dioxygenase has protein sequence MQVKNSSGWPFEIRPLTQNLGAEIIGVDLAGGVDDKLFVAIYQAFLRYQVLLFGTQDLPPGRQVEFARHFGQVQIHVMNQYHADGYPELYRLSNLDENGNPNGQHPDKGTLAWHTDGSWQRITGQATIIYAEVVAGEGGETHFCDMVGAYERLPPTWKRRIEILRAVHNLDFSRTRRHGEERMTEAQRNAVPPVDHPIVRTHPDTGRKCLFLGDHAEYVLGMNYDDGRALIEELNALAIHADLSYEHHWSPGELIVWDNRCVLHRATSYDPAVQRRVIRRCTVLGETPR, from the coding sequence ATGCAAGTCAAGAATAGTTCAGGCTGGCCGTTCGAAATCAGGCCGCTGACGCAGAATCTTGGCGCAGAGATCATCGGCGTCGATCTTGCCGGCGGCGTGGATGACAAGCTATTCGTCGCGATTTACCAAGCCTTCCTGCGCTACCAAGTCCTGCTGTTCGGAACGCAGGACTTGCCGCCGGGCCGCCAGGTGGAATTTGCCCGGCATTTCGGACAAGTGCAGATCCACGTCATGAACCAGTATCACGCCGACGGTTATCCGGAACTCTATCGTCTGTCCAATCTGGACGAGAACGGCAATCCGAACGGCCAGCATCCCGACAAGGGTACGCTGGCTTGGCACACCGACGGTTCGTGGCAACGCATCACCGGCCAGGCCACCATCATCTATGCCGAAGTCGTCGCCGGCGAAGGTGGCGAGACGCATTTCTGTGACATGGTCGGCGCCTACGAACGTCTCCCGCCGACGTGGAAACGGCGCATCGAAATACTTCGGGCCGTGCACAACCTCGATTTTTCGCGCACCCGGCGCCACGGTGAAGAGCGGATGACCGAGGCACAGCGAAACGCGGTGCCCCCGGTCGATCATCCGATCGTGCGCACGCACCCGGATACCGGGCGCAAATGCCTGTTCCTGGGCGACCATGCCGAGTACGTGCTGGGGATGAATTATGACGACGGACGCGCGCTGATCGAGGAACTCAATGCGCTGGCGATCCATGCCGATCTGTCCTACGAGCATCATTGGTCGCCGGGCGAACTCATCGTCTGGGACAATCGCTGTGTTCTGCATCGCGCGACTTCTTACGACCCCGCGGTGCAGCGGCGGGTGATTCGCAGATGTACGGTACTCGGAGAGACGCCGCGATGA
- a CDS encoding aldolase, with the protein MQRLTNPAKERLDKGELAIGMGVRGLRGVEVARLMKSAGFDWLFIDLEHGSASVETAYQISVAALDAGIAPLVRVPAGELALGARCLDGGALGVVIPHVDTPEQARAMVDAFRFPPLGHRSIGGAYPHFGFASRPVDEVVGGLDNATLVVAMIETPRAVENADRIAAVPGLDVLLIGTNDLCLEMGIPGQLDHERVKAAFDAVLSACKKHGKIPALGGIYGRELLTRYLGLGFRMVLAGNDISLLHSAAQEQAKFVRGLGGAPRQ; encoded by the coding sequence ATGCAGCGACTGACGAACCCGGCCAAAGAACGCCTGGACAAAGGGGAGCTTGCAATCGGGATGGGCGTGCGCGGCCTGCGCGGTGTGGAGGTCGCGCGCCTGATGAAGTCCGCCGGGTTCGACTGGCTGTTCATCGATCTGGAGCATGGGTCGGCTTCGGTCGAGACTGCTTATCAGATATCGGTGGCCGCGCTGGATGCGGGTATCGCACCGCTCGTGCGCGTTCCCGCGGGAGAACTGGCACTCGGCGCCCGCTGCCTCGACGGCGGGGCGCTGGGCGTCGTCATCCCCCATGTCGATACCCCGGAACAGGCGCGCGCGATGGTCGATGCGTTCCGCTTTCCGCCGCTGGGACATCGCTCGATCGGCGGCGCCTATCCGCATTTCGGTTTTGCTTCGCGCCCGGTTGACGAAGTGGTCGGCGGCCTCGACAACGCGACGCTGGTGGTCGCGATGATCGAAACGCCGCGCGCGGTCGAAAACGCCGATCGGATCGCCGCCGTTCCGGGCCTGGATGTTCTTCTCATCGGCACCAACGATCTCTGCCTCGAGATGGGCATCCCCGGCCAGTTGGACCACGAGCGCGTGAAAGCCGCCTTTGACGCGGTGCTGAGCGCGTGCAAAAAGCACGGCAAGATCCCGGCGCTCGGCGGCATCTACGGCAGGGAACTGCTCACGCGTTATCTCGGCCTCGGATTTCGCATGGTGCTGGCCGGCAACGACATCAGCCTGCTGCACAGCGCCGCGCAGGAACAGGCGAAGTTCGTGCGTGGACTTGGTGGAGCGCCGCGGCAATGA
- a CDS encoding branched-chain amino acid ABC transporter substrate-binding protein: MNFKSTVATVMACLWLSAAAYAAEPIKIAHIDPMSGPFALIGESVGRHLDAAAAEINAKGGVLGGTRFEIVHFDNKSSPQESVLLLKQITDSGIRYLTQGAGSNVAHALSEALSKHNARNPDGSVLYFNFAAQDPALTNDKCNFWHFRFDAHVDMKLDAITNYIALQKDIKRVYLLNQDYAFGQAISKAAREMLAKKRPDIEIVGDDLHPLGKIKDFSPYIAKIKASDAQAVITGNWGPDYTLLIKSSKDSGLGVTYYTLNAHNAGAPTSVGAAGADHVRQVFTWHANIAGNKIEKFALDFRKKYNGDFYYNTTKTELEMLAKAMNDAKSIDPLKVAKAIEGMKYQSDTGEVWMRADDHQLMQPIYIATFTKAGGKDVKIDAEGTGYGWKTDIRIEPADTVMPTTCRMERP, translated from the coding sequence ATGAATTTCAAATCGACTGTTGCAACCGTCATGGCATGCCTGTGGCTGAGCGCCGCGGCTTATGCCGCCGAACCCATCAAAATCGCCCACATCGACCCCATGAGCGGGCCTTTCGCACTGATCGGCGAGAGCGTCGGCAGGCACCTCGATGCGGCGGCGGCGGAAATCAATGCCAAGGGGGGCGTACTGGGCGGCACCCGATTCGAAATCGTGCACTTCGACAACAAATCGAGCCCGCAGGAAAGCGTGCTGCTGCTCAAGCAGATCACGGATTCCGGCATCCGCTATCTGACCCAGGGCGCGGGCTCCAATGTCGCCCACGCACTCTCGGAAGCCCTGTCGAAACACAATGCCCGCAACCCGGACGGGTCAGTGCTCTATTTCAATTTTGCGGCGCAGGATCCGGCACTGACCAACGACAAATGCAATTTCTGGCATTTCCGCTTCGATGCGCACGTGGACATGAAGCTCGATGCCATCACCAACTACATCGCCCTCCAGAAGGACATCAAGCGGGTCTATCTGCTCAACCAGGACTACGCTTTCGGCCAGGCCATCAGCAAGGCGGCTCGCGAGATGCTCGCGAAAAAGCGGCCCGACATCGAGATCGTCGGCGACGATCTTCACCCACTGGGCAAGATCAAGGACTTCTCGCCCTACATCGCCAAGATCAAGGCCTCGGACGCGCAAGCTGTCATCACCGGCAACTGGGGCCCCGACTACACGCTGCTGATCAAGTCAAGCAAGGACTCCGGATTGGGCGTGACCTACTACACGCTCAACGCACATAACGCGGGCGCCCCCACTTCTGTCGGCGCCGCGGGCGCCGACCACGTACGGCAGGTCTTCACCTGGCACGCCAACATAGCCGGCAACAAGATAGAGAAATTCGCCCTGGATTTTCGCAAGAAATACAATGGCGACTTCTACTACAACACCACCAAGACCGAACTGGAAATGCTGGCCAAGGCGATGAACGACGCCAAATCCATCGATCCGCTGAAAGTCGCCAAGGCGATCGAAGGCATGAAATACCAAAGCGACACCGGCGAGGTCTGGATGCGCGCCGACGATCATCAGCTCATGCAGCCGATCTACATCGCCACCTTCACCAAGGCCGGCGGCAAGGACGTAAAGATCGACGCCGAAGGCACCGGCTATGGGTGGAAGACCGACATCCGCATCGAACCGGCCGACACGGTGATGCCGACGACGTGCAGGATGGAAAGGCCATAA
- a CDS encoding MCE family protein: MERPSVQQPRVKHLGVKVGAVLTLIPVIAIGLLLYSLYARGVFERTQALTLIAPDAEGVVVGMPIMFSGFPIGQVSSMALDELGRVRIEVHIKEKDARWLRISSVFSLEKQLLGGAKIRAVSARLQDPELPAGSERVLISKDAAQDIPQVIARANSILQNVDEIIRPDSGFNQTLANLKSVTERMAGEYGVLGGVTGSPEQAKKVLDTVDSVNALLASLKGVTTRADGMLAKTDDKMFGQGGVMDEAKKSIAQLNTILAEARESLKKADAVLAIAQASTTEIKSAATNVKDATTDLGALRVEVDDSIRKVNGLIDEINRKWPFARKTEIKLP; this comes from the coding sequence ATGGAACGCCCCTCTGTACAACAGCCGCGCGTAAAGCATCTCGGCGTCAAGGTCGGGGCGGTGCTGACCCTGATCCCGGTCATCGCGATTGGGCTGTTGCTCTACTCGCTCTACGCGCGCGGCGTGTTCGAGCGCACCCAGGCGCTGACGCTGATCGCCCCGGACGCGGAAGGGGTGGTGGTGGGAATGCCGATCATGTTCTCCGGGTTTCCGATCGGCCAGGTTTCCAGCATGGCGCTGGACGAACTCGGCCGCGTGCGCATCGAAGTGCACATCAAGGAGAAGGACGCGCGCTGGCTGCGCATCAGCAGCGTGTTCTCGCTGGAAAAGCAGCTCCTCGGCGGCGCGAAGATCCGCGCTGTTTCCGCCAGGCTGCAGGATCCGGAGCTGCCGGCAGGTTCGGAGCGTGTTCTGATCAGCAAAGACGCTGCGCAGGATATCCCGCAGGTCATCGCCCGCGCCAACAGCATCCTGCAGAACGTGGACGAAATCATCCGACCCGATTCGGGTTTCAACCAGACGCTGGCCAATCTGAAATCAGTCACCGAGCGCATGGCCGGCGAGTACGGCGTGCTCGGCGGCGTGACCGGCAGTCCGGAGCAGGCTAAAAAGGTGCTCGATACCGTTGACAGCGTGAATGCGCTGCTCGCGTCGCTGAAGGGCGTGACTACCCGCGCGGACGGCATGCTGGCGAAGACCGACGACAAGATGTTCGGTCAAGGCGGAGTGATGGACGAGGCGAAAAAATCCATAGCGCAGTTGAACACCATTCTCGCCGAGGCGCGCGAAAGCCTGAAGAAAGCCGATGCCGTACTTGCCATTGCGCAGGCCAGCACCACTGAAATCAAGAGCGCGGCCACCAATGTCAAAGATGCCACCACCGATCTTGGTGCGCTGCGCGTGGAGGTGGACGACAGCATTCGCAAGGTCAACGGGCTGATCGACGAAATCAACCGCAAGTGGCCATTTGCGCGCAAGACGGAGATCAAGCTGCCGTGA
- a CDS encoding CoA transferase: MPGPLEGVKVLDLTTVVMGPYATQILAELGADVIKIESHEGDNMRHPGPMKNPGMGYMFLGLNRGKRGIVLDLKKPEGRAALLRLIADADVLIYNVRPQAMARLGLSYEEVGKLNPRILYVGAYGYSQKGPYAAKAAYDDLIQGISGVPWLVSQTGANPNYAPVNLADRLTGLHAVYTVTAALFQRSRTGRGQSIEVPMFESVAHFVLGDHLAGFSWDPPDGAGGYQRLLARRPYPTSDGYLCVLVYNDRQWKSFLGAIGRPELMQDPRYATQANRAANIRDIYAFLADLFRTRTTAEWMALLESIDIPVARMNSIEDVVNDPHLSQSGFFVTEDHPSEGRLRAMRTPTNWSESQPGSPRHAPRLGEHSAEVLREAGYSDGEIAELARKGVTKLM, encoded by the coding sequence ATGCCAGGTCCATTGGAAGGGGTGAAGGTTCTCGACCTCACCACCGTCGTCATGGGTCCGTACGCGACCCAGATCCTCGCCGAACTCGGCGCCGACGTCATCAAAATCGAATCCCACGAAGGCGATAACATGCGCCATCCCGGTCCGATGAAGAATCCGGGCATGGGCTACATGTTTCTCGGCCTGAACCGCGGCAAGCGCGGCATCGTGCTCGATCTGAAAAAACCGGAAGGTCGCGCGGCGCTGCTGCGCCTGATTGCGGATGCCGATGTGCTGATCTACAACGTGCGCCCGCAGGCAATGGCCCGCCTCGGACTTTCCTACGAGGAAGTCGGCAAGCTGAATCCGCGCATCCTTTACGTCGGCGCTTACGGCTATTCGCAGAAAGGTCCGTACGCGGCAAAGGCGGCTTACGATGATCTGATCCAGGGCATCTCGGGCGTGCCCTGGCTGGTGTCGCAGACCGGCGCGAATCCGAACTACGCGCCGGTGAACCTCGCCGACCGGCTGACCGGCCTCCACGCGGTCTACACCGTCACCGCGGCGCTGTTCCAGCGCAGCCGCACTGGCCGCGGCCAGTCGATCGAAGTGCCGATGTTCGAATCCGTCGCGCACTTCGTGCTTGGCGATCATCTCGCCGGATTTTCATGGGATCCGCCGGATGGTGCCGGCGGCTACCAGCGCCTGCTCGCGCGGCGGCCGTATCCGACCAGCGACGGTTACCTGTGCGTGCTGGTCTACAACGACAGGCAATGGAAGAGTTTCCTCGGCGCCATCGGTCGCCCGGAACTGATGCAGGACCCGCGCTACGCCACGCAGGCAAATCGCGCGGCGAATATCCGCGACATCTACGCGTTTCTGGCCGACTTGTTCAGGACGCGCACCACCGCGGAGTGGATGGCATTGCTGGAAAGCATCGACATTCCGGTCGCGCGCATGAACTCGATCGAAGACGTGGTGAACGATCCTCACCTTTCGCAGAGCGGATTTTTCGTGACCGAAGATCATCCAAGCGAAGGGCGGCTCCGCGCGATGCGCACGCCCACGAACTGGTCGGAATCGCAGCCGGGTTCGCCGCGGCACGCGCCGCGACTCGGCGAACACTCCGCCGAAGTGTTGCGCGAGGCGGGTTACAGCGATGGTGAAATTGCGGAACTGGCAAGAAAGGGCGTCACAAAATTGATGTGA
- a CDS encoding cupin domain-containing protein yields MPTFARSRYFVLATDVKPYSPANHTGTVNRRLIGQENVGARQVEVVLGMIEKGRGALPHSHPGIEQVCYLLEGRARAEVGGETCEMEPGDCCFFPPDMPHVFTAIGDQPAKVLVIYSPPYGEDPDKVRR; encoded by the coding sequence ATGCCGACTTTCGCGCGCTCGCGCTACTTTGTCCTCGCAACCGATGTGAAGCCCTACAGTCCGGCGAACCACACCGGCACCGTGAACCGCCGGCTGATCGGCCAGGAGAATGTCGGCGCCCGGCAGGTCGAAGTCGTGCTGGGGATGATCGAGAAGGGTCGCGGCGCGTTGCCGCACTCGCATCCCGGGATCGAACAGGTGTGCTACCTCCTTGAGGGCCGGGCTCGCGCCGAGGTCGGCGGGGAGACCTGCGAGATGGAACCCGGCGACTGCTGCTTCTTTCCGCCGGATATGCCGCATGTCTTTACCGCCATCGGCGATCAGCCCGCGAAAGTGTTGGTGATCTATTCGCCGCCGTACGGCGAAGACCCGGACAAGGTGAGGCGCTGA
- a CDS encoding Gfo/Idh/MocA family oxidoreductase — MKKVVWGVLSTAKIGLQRVLPGMQKSACCDIRAIASRSADSARRAASALGIPKAYGTYEELLADPEIEAIYNPLPNHLHVPLTLQAAAAGKHVLCEKPIALNAQEARQLQAAAGKVLIMEAFMVRFHPQWLRARELVRSGDIGPLRAVQFLFCYSNSDPANIRNKADIGGGALYDIGCYPITAGRFFFEAEPQRGIALIDRDPDFRTDRLTSALVDFGSGRHLDFTVSTQCAPYQRVHLCGTKGRIEIQIPVNAPQGAKTTLFIDDGSSLAGAGIRTEILPESDQYMLQGEAFSRAVRGEISLPYGIENAIHGMRVIDALFRSERSQRWEAV; from the coding sequence ATGAAAAAAGTCGTCTGGGGCGTGCTGAGCACGGCGAAGATCGGACTGCAACGCGTGCTGCCCGGAATGCAGAAAAGTGCCTGTTGCGATATTCGGGCCATCGCATCGCGATCGGCCGATTCGGCACGCAGGGCGGCCAGTGCGCTCGGCATCCCGAAGGCTTACGGAACGTACGAGGAATTGCTGGCTGATCCGGAAATCGAGGCGATCTACAATCCGCTGCCCAACCATCTGCATGTCCCGCTGACGTTGCAGGCCGCGGCTGCCGGTAAACATGTGTTGTGCGAAAAACCGATCGCGCTGAACGCGCAGGAGGCACGGCAGTTGCAAGCGGCCGCGGGAAAAGTGCTGATCATGGAGGCCTTCATGGTGCGCTTCCACCCGCAGTGGCTGCGGGCGCGTGAGCTGGTGCGTAGCGGCGACATCGGACCATTGCGTGCCGTCCAGTTTTTGTTCTGCTATTCCAATTCCGACCCCGCGAACATCCGCAACAAGGCGGATATCGGCGGCGGCGCACTCTACGACATCGGCTGTTATCCGATCACGGCCGGCCGCTTCTTCTTTGAAGCCGAACCGCAGCGGGGCATTGCGCTGATCGATCGCGATCCGGATTTCCGTACGGACCGGCTGACCAGTGCGCTGGTGGATTTCGGCTCCGGCCGCCATCTCGACTTCACGGTGTCGACGCAATGCGCGCCTTATCAGCGCGTGCACTTGTGCGGGACCAAGGGCCGCATCGAAATCCAGATACCGGTGAATGCGCCGCAGGGCGCAAAGACCACCCTGTTCATCGACGACGGTTCATCGCTGGCCGGCGCAGGTATTCGCACGGAGATTTTGCCGGAAAGCGACCAGTACATGTTGCAGGGTGAAGCGTTTTCGCGCGCGGTGCGCGGCGAGATCAGTTTGCCTTACGGCATCGAGAACGCGATCCACGGCATGCGCGTGATCGATGCGCTGTTCCGTTCCGAGCGCAGCCAGCGCTGGGAAGCCGTCTGA
- a CDS encoding ABC transporter permease, with protein MNALHTWLTLRGQGFSERLNAWVRVFRFAVTALIGVLSPSTYNKATRLVVQKQIYFTAWEILPGFAAFAALFSFLIIEIVGTTARKYGLYEYALELIVRILVIEILPLMTALFIALRTGAAINTEVALMKIQNELDALQRIGIDPMRLELLPRVVGGTISVLALTAVNIVVALWLTNLLIVDFHPWTLTTSDFTRMIGKVLDMPALLVLWAKTLAFGFAVTVIPISEGLNTPQKLFYAPIAVLRGMVRLFFALMLIEAAALAIVYV; from the coding sequence ATGAATGCGTTGCACACCTGGCTGACCCTGCGCGGGCAGGGCTTCTCCGAGCGGCTGAATGCCTGGGTGCGTGTATTCCGGTTCGCCGTGACCGCTCTCATCGGTGTGCTGTCGCCGTCCACGTACAACAAGGCGACGCGGCTGGTCGTCCAGAAGCAGATCTATTTCACCGCCTGGGAGATCCTGCCCGGTTTCGCCGCGTTCGCGGCGCTGTTCAGTTTTCTGATCATCGAAATCGTCGGCACGACTGCGCGCAAGTACGGTTTGTACGAATATGCGCTCGAACTGATCGTGCGCATCCTGGTGATCGAGATCCTGCCGCTGATGACCGCGCTGTTCATCGCGCTGCGCACTGGCGCCGCGATCAATACCGAGGTCGCCCTGATGAAAATTCAGAACGAGCTCGATGCCCTGCAGCGCATCGGCATCGACCCGATGCGCCTCGAACTGCTGCCGCGCGTGGTGGGCGGCACGATATCGGTACTGGCACTGACCGCGGTCAACATCGTCGTCGCGCTGTGGCTGACGAACCTGTTGATCGTCGATTTCCATCCCTGGACTCTGACCACCAGCGATTTCACCCGCATGATCGGCAAGGTGCTGGATATGCCGGCGCTCCTCGTGCTGTGGGCGAAGACGCTTGCCTTCGGGTTCGCCGTGACGGTGATCCCGATTTCCGAAGGCCTGAACACGCCGCAGAAACTGTTCTATGCACCGATCGCGGTATTGCGCGGCATGGTCCGGCTGTTTTTCGCGCTGATGCTGATCGAGGCCGCGGCTCTCGCCATCGTCTACGTATGA
- a CDS encoding beta-lactamase family protein, whose translation MSAKRIVFGLVFSIVFLTAAGSWAQGLPSAAPESVGMSAQRLARIGDAFKKEIDQGKLPSAVFLVARKGKLVYSEAIGFQDKEAGKPIAKDSIFRIYSMTKPLVSVAAMMLVEEGRIQLTDPVSKYLPVMKSLNVSVAKADAEFAKVTYAQVPADREMTVQDLLRHTAGLAYGEITQNAPVKEALGKAGIYKSAIDYDARDLAPAEEVERLAKVPLAHQPGTVWEYSLASDVLGRVVETASGERLADFLDKRLFKPLKMSDTGFRVSQDKINRLAVPLPTDITSGKPNNLIDVSAAPANDSGGAGGVSTAADYLRFSQMLLNGGQLDGARVLSRSSVALMTADHLGPRIAAPVTPGELLLGVPGYTFGLGFAVRQGPGVAGVPGSAGEFMWAGYAGTYFWVDPKEEIVAVYMTQAPSPIRAYYRRLFKQLVYAAIAD comes from the coding sequence ATGAGCGCAAAGCGCATCGTGTTCGGCCTTGTATTCAGCATCGTTTTCTTGACGGCCGCCGGATCATGGGCGCAAGGGCTGCCTTCCGCTGCGCCCGAGTCGGTGGGCATGTCGGCGCAGCGGCTCGCCCGCATCGGCGACGCGTTCAAGAAGGAGATCGATCAGGGTAAATTGCCGAGCGCGGTGTTCCTGGTGGCCCGCAAGGGCAAGCTGGTGTACTCGGAAGCAATCGGTTTTCAGGACAAGGAGGCCGGCAAGCCGATCGCAAAGGATTCGATCTTCCGCATCTATTCGATGACCAAACCGCTCGTTTCGGTGGCGGCGATGATGCTGGTCGAGGAAGGCAGGATCCAGCTCACCGATCCGGTCTCGAAATATCTGCCGGTCATGAAATCCCTGAACGTCAGCGTGGCAAAGGCCGACGCCGAGTTCGCGAAAGTCACCTACGCACAGGTGCCGGCCGATCGCGAGATGACGGTGCAGGATCTGCTGCGCCACACGGCGGGCCTGGCTTACGGCGAAATCACGCAGAATGCGCCCGTGAAAGAGGCGCTCGGCAAGGCAGGTATCTACAAGAGCGCGATCGATTACGATGCGCGCGACCTGGCGCCGGCGGAAGAAGTCGAACGCCTTGCCAAAGTACCGCTCGCGCATCAGCCCGGAACGGTCTGGGAATACAGCCTCGCGAGCGACGTGCTCGGCCGGGTCGTCGAGACCGCCTCAGGAGAGCGCTTGGCGGATTTCCTCGACAAGCGCTTGTTCAAACCGCTGAAGATGAGCGACACCGGCTTCCGGGTGTCACAGGACAAAATCAATCGGCTGGCGGTGCCGTTGCCCACGGATATCACCAGCGGCAAGCCTAACAATCTGATCGACGTATCGGCTGCGCCGGCCAACGACTCCGGCGGCGCCGGCGGCGTGTCCACCGCGGCGGATTATCTTCGCTTTTCGCAAATGCTGCTCAATGGCGGGCAACTCGATGGCGCCCGCGTGCTGAGTCGCAGCTCGGTCGCCCTGATGACCGCCGATCATCTCGGACCACGCATCGCCGCGCCGGTCACGCCTGGAGAATTGCTGCTCGGCGTGCCGGGTTATACCTTCGGCCTGGGCTTCGCGGTGCGCCAGGGTCCGGGCGTGGCGGGGGTTCCCGGTTCGGCAGGCGAGTTCATGTGGGCGGGCTATGCCGGAACTTACTTCTGGGTCGATCCGAAAGAAGAGATCGTCGCGGTCTACATGACCCAGGCGCCGAGCCCGATCCGCGCCTACTATCGGCGGCTTTTCAAGCAATTGGTCTATGCCGCGATCGCCGATTGA